The Panthera leo isolate Ple1 chromosome D1, P.leo_Ple1_pat1.1, whole genome shotgun sequence region GAGCAGAATTagtaaggagacagaaagagtaaggtgagaatacagaaaaaaattaaagcaagatCATATAGAAATTTATGGGTAAATCAAGATTTTCATAcataataatttatgtaaaatgggatttatgaattaaaatgtatacagcataaaagaaagcttaatttttaaaagaatgttttcataTGTCCCCTAATTAAtagatttaagaaatatatttaacaaaagctTAAATTCTTAGTATAATTAAAGAGTCAGTTTTCACTCTCATAACAAAGAAACCGATCCATGGCAAATTTCCCAAAACATAAATCTAAATTATCTAAAGTCAGATGTCAAGCTATAGACTTTAAATGTGAGTCAATTGTCTCATAGAAAATATCCTCTGACTCCATTGTGAAACCAAATATTATACCATTGCCAATTCCAAAATTAGTTAAAGGACCACAAGGTCTTagctttctctgctcttctttcTTTACACCTTTCCAGCTGATACTTAATCTTTGCTAGCCATGGAACAAAACAATGGCACTGAAATAAGTGAGTTCATTCTCCTGGGATTTGCTGGTCAACGCAAGTCTTGGCATATTCTCTTCATAGTATTTCTAGTGATCTACGTGGCCATCCTCGTGGGCAATATTGGAATGATCCTACTCATCAAGATTGATTCTTGCCTTCATACCCCgatgtattttttcctccaaCATTTGGCATTTGTTGATCTCTGCTACACCTCTGCTATCACTCCCAAAATGCTGCAAAACTTTGTACAAACAGAGCAATCCATCTCATTCATAGGGTGTATGGTGCAATTACTAGTCTATGGTGCTTTTGTAACGACTGACTGTTACATCTTGGCCGCAATGGCAGTGGACCGGTATGTCGCCATCTGCAATCCACTCCGCTATCCAATAGTCATGTCCCAGAGAGTCTGCATTCAACTCCTGTTTGGCTCATACTTCATAGGTTTTCTAAATGCCTCTGTAAACacaagttttactttttcactgAACTTTTGCAAATCCAATAAAATTAACCACTTTTTCTGTGATGAACCCCCAATTTTAGCTCTCTCTTGTTCCAACATTGACTTCAACATCATGCTGCTAACTGTCTTTGTGGGGTTTAACCTAATGTTCACTGTGCTGGTTGTCATCTTTTCCTACATATATATCCTGGCTGCCATCCTGAAGATATCTTCCATTGCAGGGAAGAAAAAAGCCTTCTCCACGTGCGCCTCCCACCTGACAGCAGTCACTGTTTTCTATGGGACTCTGTCTTACATGTATCTGCACCATGGGACCAATGAGTCTCAAGAGCAAGAAAAAATGGCTTCTGTGTTTTATGGCATTATGATCCCCATGTTAAACCCCCTCATCTACAGCCTGAGAAACCAAGATGTGAAGGAAGCCCTAAAAGTGGTTACAAAGAAGTGCTTCTGGTTGGAtcattgatttctgattttttacaCTTGTAAACAAGACTGACAGTGCcagtttttaagaaatcaaaaccaaaccTCCAAGCAACATAAGAAAATTTGATCAATCTTTCTAATACTGAGCTGCAAATTAAAGTTTAACAGTGAGATAACCAGTTTAAAGTAACTggcaaaactgaaaaagaatccTAACACTTACTAATTGCTGTGATGCAAGGGCAATCATGCTCTCATTCATTGTGAATGGAAAATTGAAGTGTTACTTCACCCTAGAAAGTATCTGgcaatatctttttttatgtttttaaatttatttttgagagagagagggagagaaagagacagagtgcaggtgggggaaggacagagagagagggacacatagaatccgaagcaggctccagctccaagctgtcggcacagaccctgatttggggggggggggggggggcggcacagtggggttcaaactcacagaccatgagatcatgacctgagctgaagttggacgcttaaccaactgagccactcaggcaccccggcagtatcttttttaaacaaacaaagaaacatctTCAATTCAGAATTTCAGATGTGTAAACTGATCTATGGAAATAGAAATTCCAGTCCATAAGGTCATATATTTAATAGATATTAAATTGCAGCATTGTTTAGGAAGATAAGACCAAGAAAGTGAATATTGTTCACTAGGGAAATAAATTCGTATTTGTTATGATTCCAAAATCTGTATCTGTTGCTACATAGCAAGTTTCTACAAATTTAAGGGCTTAAaacacaattattattttatgcttttatggGTCAGGAATGTGGACACTGCTTAAATATATCCTCTGAAATGCTACAATCAAGGTGTCAACCAGGACTGAGAACTGAGGCTCAACTGGGGATCCAGTTTCCAAGCCCCCTAATGTAATAGGCAGGACTCATCTCCTTGCAGTTGTAAGACTGAGATTCCTGCCTTCCTATTGGCCACCAGCCAGAGGTTTCGCCCAGCTCTTAAAGGCTATCCACAGTCTTTTCTGTGTGGCCCTCTCCATAACCCCTCTCATAACTTGgcagtttatttttcaaagcaggGAAGCCATACGGTTGATCGGTATATATACCATGTGAAACAAAACACACCTCTATACCCAAATCATACTGCCATTTCAAGAGTCAGTTTCTCCTTGAAGTTTTCCCAGCTTAGCCTTCGTTTCTTGCCAACTTTCTACCCCTTGGGGGTAATTCTTTCTTCCACTGAGTACCTACagcactttatttattatttatcacttcCTATATAAATTACTTACTTATAAGACTCTCACTACCATTTATACCATTGTCTTTCTATGACCTTTTAACATCTGGTATAGAGCCTTAGACACAGTAGGTATtctataaatattgaatgaataactggtgataaaatacaataatacTGACAGCTTTCTAACTGTAAGTTCTGTGAGCATGTAGCCTACACTAGTGGTCTTTAAAAACCAATCTGTGGGCAGCAGTATTCAAATGACcaggaaaagtttttaaagtgcAAATAATCATTGCTTAGTCCTGGAGGTATTGATTCAGTAACATTAGCCAGAGGCCAATAACTATAAATATCTATACATGCAGAGTGTTTCTTTAGTTGCATGGTCCACTGGAAAGCAATATTTAAGAGCACAAGATTTTAAATAGTTTACTATGTAGTTGATGTCCCAACCCTGTCACTTGCCAGTACTGTCCTTtacaaattatttcatctttcaaACCTTGTTTCCCATAACAATACATatctcaagagatttttttttttttgcttgcttgtttgttagTAATAGGTAAGctaaagaatagaaatcatagtACCTGGCACTAAGGTGTGGCAGTCTTTATAAAAATACCCtcattactctctctctctctctctctctctctctctctctctctcagtaaaaagtctcccaaaacaaaacaaaacaaaaagtctccCAGGGTTTGCAACATGAAATCTTTCCCCTCTGGGAAACTCCTCTCTTTCAGCAGAAAACTAACCAATGAAGACTGTTTTCTTTGATCCTGTTTCAGCATCTAGAGGCACAGACATTCAAGGGAACAGATACTTACTCCCATACCTCAACTATACACTTTTTTGTGGAGAAATCACTTGGTTAAACATAAGCCTGCACTAGCTGGGggacgggtgggggggggggtggaaatctaAAGACAAATCCCCTGTAAATAAATCAAATTGAATTTTTCCTGTTCAGCTGTGCATTATTTTGACAGGGGGGAACCACAATAAAATCTATAGGATTAGAGCCAATGTGCCAATATAATTAACTCCAAGGGTGGGTACAGTCATCTTATCTTCagcaaagtaaaaatgtaaatggaGAGAGGAAATTATCAATCATATTGAGAAATTATGAAACGGTCAGAGAGATGACAGCTAACATGTTAGCCATGATGTCCCCAGCTGAACTGAACAACTTTTACAGAATATAAGCAATAATAAGACAAGGCCACTCCATGAGTGAGATGAATTCAGACAGAGAAAAGGCCACTCTTGCGACGATGTCTGAAAAGTGACAAGAACAAGAACTCAAATATTCCCCTTTCCAACGAAAAGGAGTAAACATCCCTTCCCTAATCACTTTAATGTCTCTCTTTCTGGTATAAATTACAAAAGTGTCTAATCATCAAATTCCTGGTAACACTCAGAACTTGCGTCCACTTCCTAAATCCTTCTTCGAATCACCCAGCGCAGGTCTAAATCCTTCAAAAGTCCTTCCCAGTTTCCTCTTATCCAACACGCGGGGCGCTCTGAGATGCGACGTGGTTTTCCTCACTGCAGCAGGTGAAGGAGGCCCGTCTACATCTGGGCTCCTGGTGTTGGTTGGCTATTGTGTTTTGACGGTGAGAACTGTGCCACGTGCATCTATTACCTCTCTTGAATTTGGCTTCTCTTTGTTACTCATTTTCTTACCGCAAAAGAAACTAATATGTGCccatgatcttttaaaatatagatggtcttaaagttatttttattcttcagctTTCTTAAGTTTGCCATATATTTTTCCAGATGGAGTTTTCCTCACATAAgcacgcatgcgcgcgcgcgcacacacacacacacacacacgcgcgcgcgcgcgcataaatacacacagatttttagttaaaaaacacTTCACatactatatacatttttctgcAAAATGCTTTACTTACCTAACAGTACGTTATTAacagtttttctaaaaaatacacatagatcggggtgcctgggtggctcagtcggttaagcgtccgacttcagctcaggtcaggatctcgcagtctgtgagttcgagccccgcgtcgggctctgggctgatggctcagagcctggagcctgtttcagattctgtgtctccctctctctctgcccctcccctgttcatgctctgtgtctctctgtcccaaaaataaataaacgttaaaaaaaaaattttaaaaaaatacacatagatcTACCCCATTATTTTGGGGTGTTTCATGGAACCATAAACTATAGATTCACTCTCATTTATTTTGGCATCACCCTACCTACTGCTTATATTTTGGTGTAGAAAAAACAGTACTTCATAGAATCCCCTGGATTTCTGGGTTTAAAGTCAattttttccatctccttctaTGAAAGATAAAACGGAAGTTGAGGGAAATTACAGTTGCTGTCCAAGATCACATACCTACTGGATGCTAGATTCAAGATGCAAATCTATATCTTTCCGACTACAAAGTCTATCTACTTTTCATGGCAGgtgatataaaataaaacctcaaggTAGCTTGGATACAATATAGTTTGGACAACTCCAAAATGCTTGTATTATTCATCCAGTTAAAAGCCCCTTCCAGAACTTCTACTTCTTCccaagatggagtaacagggATTGGATTTACCCTCCTACCTGAAACATGAAAAAgtggacaaaatatataaactaatggTTTGCAAGACACTTGCATCAGGCGATAAAAGACGATTCTTGAGAAGCAACAAACAAATGAGCTCTAAAATTTCCCAGACTTCTGCCTTAAGAAAGTTTCCAGACCACAGTTCAGAAAGGTTAGTAGACTTTCTAAAGGAATGGAGCTGAAAATCTGGAGAGACCAAGGAAACCAGGGTTTGCAGGACAAGACATTGAAGAAAAGGAGTTGCACAGACAGAAAACCCTAGATGTGCAAAGGGTTAGCTGAAAGCTGGTCAGTACACTTTCTTCCtctatgcaattttttttctcagtaaaaatatgtaatatctgtgtctaaaactatagaaatctaCAATGACCTTTTTGtcgatttttctcttttctagtaGGTGACACAGGCAGGgatcaaaataactttaaaagcaTATTGCagaattcattccttcatttcatctaTTCCCTGCCTTGTTCCCAGGAAAAGTTTAAAGTATATTATGGACTCTCtaaacacaaattttaatttttattcaagaaAGTTTAACACACTATAACACAAAGCCATTTTGTCAGATGTCATTCTGCAAAGGTGATTTTAATGTTGAAATGCCCATTTAATAAGTGAACATAAGCTTAATATTTGAGGCAAATTATTCTGCAAAACTTCATCACAGATGATCAGAGATTGAGGTAACTTCAGTGAACACCAGCACCATAATCCAATGAGGTATAAAAGAATAGAAGGTGAGGAATGTACCTCCTTGATCCTTGTGAGTTTTCATACTTTCTGGCAGATGTGAGCataaagagaggcagagaaattgGTAGAAAAAATGAGACCTTTGCCCTAAGAATTGTAAAAGGGAACCTGGAGAAAATCAAACACCGGGAATAAGTCTCCTGGAAAATCATTTCATGGAAGAATGGAATTACAACAGCATCATTCCATGGACAAAAGCCATGGATGTTCTTCTTTTATGTAAGACAGTTTATTAAAAGCCTGGAGACAGAATCAGacttattattaactaaaattagTATAGGCTTTCTACATGTCCACATATAGAAAATACATTATCTCGTTAGCTTTAACAAAATAATCCTCATTTCAGATTATGAAAAACATGTAATCCCTATTTTCACATTATGTAACTCAGAGAAGTTGAACAATCTGTTCAAACCACATAACTAAATGGTGAAACCAGGGTTTTAATTTAATCCCAGAGACTGCACTCTTGACTAATTAGATAGATAAATGATTGATTgatagacaaagagagagagagagagagagcattggaggagcagagagagagggagagacagaatcccaagcaggctctgcactgtcagcatagagcctgatgtggggctcaaactcgcaaactgtaaaatcattacctgagtcaaaatcaagagtaggatgcttaacctaatgagccacctaggcacccccaaggcatttttttaagtttatttattttgtgagattgAGAGGCAGGGGCGGCtagcaaagaaagaaggagagaaagaatcccaagcaggctccactctgacagtgcagagcctgatgctgggctcagtctcacagaccatgagatcatgacctgaactgaaatcaagagttggctgcttaaccaactcagccacccacgCACCGCAGAGTGTTCACGGAATTTTTAACAGAGCTATTGTAACTATATATCTTACCTTTTCATTACCTTTCTGCAGTTCTAATGCCATCGGTCACTTTGTCTGTCCTGAACCCCCAGTGACTCTTCATGCTCCCATATACATATCAGCATAGCAATCACTGCCTTCGTGGAGTTGAACTTGAATATTGCATCAGTTGCCATGATTGCCATCATATTCTCCTGCATATATATCTGGCTGCTGTCCTGAGGATGTGCTCAGGGACAGGGCTGTGGTTCCCACCTAATAACTGGCACCATGTCCATAGGACCCTCTCTTATGTGTATTTACAGCCTGATTCTAACAACCCCAGGAAAATATGAAAGTGACTGCCATGTTTTACACTTGCAATTCCTATGTTGGACCCTTGATCTACAGCCCAAGAAACAAGGAAGTGATGCAAGCAAGAATACAATAGCAAAGAAGTGTTTAGGAACTGGGCCTTGTTTCCTAATATTAGGCACGAGGAAATATCCAAGCAACAGTTTTTCACAAGAAGCTATTTGCTCAAAGCAATTCCTCCAATGTTGAGATTCCTAAATCCCTAAATTACATGAAAGGTTATCAAATCTTCACAGAGATGAATCTATCTGGAGAGCAACACAGCCCTTCTGCCTAATGAGCTAGCCTCTCTTGCTAATGACTGATCTTTATAAAGAGTAtgaaaaaatagcaataaatatgcTTACAGCAACATCATTCAAAGAGTATCTGAAAACCAGCCAATGCAATATTAATCTGAGAAAAGCAACATCCACTTCCACGAACAGCTAAGGTAGAAAAGAGAACTTTTTGTACACTGGGAAAGCAGACGAGAGTCCATAAAGACATCTGAGGTAGATTGGggtgcaaaagaaaatattaagcaaatatcTATGAAGATCCAACACAGAGCAGAACCTCCAGGATAGTCAACAATAAAAAACTCTTCCCAGATCCTATAAGTACACAGATCTCATATTATCCCATCACCAATAGTGCCCAGATGCTCTCTGCCAAGATCTGAAGCCATTAGAGACCCCAGAGACAGAGGACACCTCCAATTGGCCAATGGCTGTGGTGACAGCCATGGCCAGCAGTGAGCTACCATAACAGACTTCTGACATCAGGCCTAGCAACATTCTGCCCAGTCACTGGCATGGGCTGGAAAAATGATGGAAAGCTCTCACCCAGCATCAATGCAGACAAGCTCTGTGTCAATGCAAACAGTGACAAAATTTCCCTTAAcccagcatttcccaaaatggAGTCAAGAGAACTTATTCTCACAAGCAGCTCAACATAAAAAGACTTCCAAGGACAAGAAGTAGTAAAAATTGTAAGTTAATCAATATCCTATTTGTTTACCACTGAACTTTCCAGAAGTATATAACACAGGAACGTGCATTTTGAATCTCTAAGACAGAAAGAGCCTGGAGTATTCCCCAAATTTGTTGGGCCACAGGACTCTTTTTAATCTATGGGCCATTGGCTGTACTGTCTTGATTCTAAAATGCACATTTCTTTCATGATTTAATATTTCCGATGTTGGGATTCTCTTAAAATCCAATGTACAATTAACAGAGcaataaaattattgtaaaattCCTGCTGACTGTCAATCTATCTAATATAATATGACATAATATAGGAAATACACAGTACCAGCTTGGAACACAAGTTTCCTGTAGTACGGTTTGAAAaatacctcttttttaaaaagagctgtttaaatatgtttataaaagtaACTAAAGTGGGCACAACTTGGGCacggagtgggggaggagccaagatggtggaacagcgtGGAAGGTTTTTTCTGCATCTCCTGTCCGTGAAATACAGCCAGAGCAAcgctaaaccatcctgcacacctgaAAAACTGATGTGCGGGttcacacaacaatctgcacaacctgaaccacagaacttagCAGGTACGCGTCACGGAAAGGTaaactggaggagagagaagccgcagagggAAGGATGCGGTTTTTGCCCAGGGAGagaggacgggggtgggggcggagaatacggaaaagcacccccccaaagcagctggagagaaagtggaaaagggaaacagccacagggactgaactaaaaataaaggagaaaggagagggtttaaattccattaaaacttTATCAACAgagggagcgcagagtctgaaactccacagctccatacctggcggtgctctggtgagaagggcgaatccccaggagcagactgGGGTCCAGGTGTCTTCAGGCCACACGGCAGAGGCAGtttccctgctgggaggacatctggtagaggctgtgtagACCCCGCACAGGCAAAAGCGCCAGCAGACCCCGGAGAACAACCACATTGGCTGGTGCCAAAGCAGGGTCGtggagggtgaagcctggtgccagatgtgtgttgtgattttcagtaatccctgaaatgctgctgctacacgatcgcgtgaactttttctggggtggactGGCATCCAGCCACAGTCTCTGCACGTCAGCAGTAGCACGGTCTCACGAACGTTCCTGGGGACGGCTGGCCCGGCCATTGCTCATTGCTCAgcgagaccctcccacagaggatCTGAGCTGGTCAGAGCTGTCATCCCTGCAAACTGAGGTGTCGGGCAATAcggccgcatctgagataaaactcaggagggaggtgccgcccggcaacctgacggcttggtcacAGACGGTGTAAAAGCGGAGAGTGGATGGAAGCCGGAGAAAAAGGACGGGTGTGTGATTGCTTGTCAGAGAGAGCGCGGAGGTCTGATCCGAGAGACTGAATgcctgggtgacgccattttcatccgtcccacgcatgcgcatacac contains the following coding sequences:
- the LOC122201074 gene encoding putative olfactory receptor 5AK3, encoding MEQNNGTEISEFILLGFAGQRKSWHILFIVFLVIYVAILVGNIGMILLIKIDSCLHTPMYFFLQHLAFVDLCYTSAITPKMLQNFVQTEQSISFIGCMVQLLVYGAFVTTDCYILAAMAVDRYVAICNPLRYPIVMSQRVCIQLLFGSYFIGFLNASVNTSFTFSLNFCKSNKINHFFCDEPPILALSCSNIDFNIMLLTVFVGFNLMFTVLVVIFSYIYILAAILKISSIAGKKKAFSTCASHLTAVTVFYGTLSYMYLHHGTNESQEQEKMASVFYGIMIPMLNPLIYSLRNQDVKEALKVVTKKCFWLDH